The nucleotide sequence TTGACAGTGCTCGTCATGCAAGATATAATAATCGGCTTAGCTAATCCAAGGTGGATTGGTTTAAATGAAGATATTAATTGAGGTTTCTAACCATGTACGCGGTCATAAAAACCGGTGGCAAACAGTATAAAGTTGCTGCTGGCGAAAAATTGAAAATAGAACAGATACCAGCGGAAATCGGCAGCGAAATCACTCTTGACCAAGTTCTCGCCGTTGGCGAAGGCGCTTCACTGAAGTTAGGTGATCCATTGGTTAATGGTGCAGCTGTGATGGCCACTGTCGTCTCCCAAGGACGTCACGATAAAGTGACAATCTTTAAGATGCGCCGTCGCAAGCATTATCAAAAGCACCAAGGCCATCGTCAAAATTTCACTGAAATTTTGATC is from Polynucleobacter sp. MWH-UH23A and encodes:
- the rplU gene encoding 50S ribosomal protein L21; amino-acid sequence: MYAVIKTGGKQYKVAAGEKLKIEQIPAEIGSEITLDQVLAVGEGASLKLGDPLVNGAAVMATVVSQGRHDKVTIFKMRRRKHYQKHQGHRQNFTEILINTIKA